One Pirellulales bacterium genomic window carries:
- a CDS encoding MMPL family transporter yields the protein MAPPLRLKQVDAKQRLRGTLLGPDGETTCAVVTLTPAGLADRAHVVDLIRAGLSKHCQVPYDAQHLAGPVMDGLMVDRASHTALDRFAVPSALCVFLLCWWCLKWLPGAILVFGLSLYCEGATLALIHICGDQVSALLIVLPPLIQVVTVSGGIHLINYYLDARKSHSPEEAAWRALHMGWLPCVLAAATTAIGLGSLVVSQLAPIRSFGAYGAIGVLLTLGVVLAFLPGTLAAWKPKSLSVGGPQNVDGSHTRSQAWDSLSGMVMRYHLLIVVGSVLLMAGGGWGIQWLTTSVHIQTLFGRHSRILEDYAWIEEHVGPLVPVEVVLDFAHDCPLSLPDRYHLVERARDELRGVADVRDTMSCVNFMPTVPADIDQTSAEYRDFLQDFLSEARPYFVRHRYLHETRMSQQWRLTAFTSALGNIDYADVLTTIRERIAGRGGIVNPSAGISCRVTGIMPLVHEIQRALKRDLFTSFLSDFAMITIVMTIAQGGILTGIVAMISNFFPTVLMFGLLGWLEIPLDIGSVMTASVALGIAIDDTFHYLTFFRRGLEAGQSRRDAAQAAHQHCGLAMVQSSLICGLGMLVFVFSDFLPSSRFAWMLLALLMVGLAANLVLLPALVIGPLGKLFEAQYPRKDATAPTTLPIRRPPERMAT from the coding sequence GTGGCGCCCCCCTTGCGGCTAAAACAGGTCGATGCCAAACAACGTTTGCGCGGCACGCTGCTCGGACCTGATGGGGAGACGACCTGCGCCGTCGTAACGCTCACGCCGGCAGGACTGGCCGATCGTGCCCACGTGGTGGATTTGATTCGCGCCGGACTCAGCAAGCATTGCCAGGTGCCATACGACGCGCAACATCTGGCCGGTCCCGTCATGGACGGATTGATGGTCGATCGAGCCAGTCATACGGCGCTCGATCGTTTCGCGGTGCCGTCGGCGCTTTGCGTGTTCTTACTGTGCTGGTGGTGCTTGAAGTGGCTGCCCGGGGCGATTCTGGTCTTTGGGTTATCCCTGTACTGCGAAGGCGCGACGCTGGCGTTGATCCACATTTGTGGCGACCAGGTGAGCGCCCTGTTGATCGTGCTCCCTCCGTTGATCCAGGTGGTAACAGTCTCGGGCGGCATTCATCTAATCAACTATTACCTGGACGCACGTAAGTCACACAGTCCCGAAGAGGCCGCCTGGCGCGCATTGCACATGGGCTGGCTGCCTTGCGTATTGGCCGCGGCGACAACTGCGATCGGCCTCGGATCTTTGGTGGTCAGTCAGTTGGCGCCGATCCGTAGTTTTGGCGCATATGGCGCAATCGGCGTCCTACTAACGTTGGGCGTCGTTCTGGCGTTTCTGCCAGGCACGCTGGCCGCGTGGAAACCCAAGAGCCTGAGTGTGGGCGGACCCCAAAATGTCGACGGCTCACACACCCGCAGTCAAGCGTGGGATTCGCTCAGCGGCATGGTCATGCGCTATCATCTATTGATCGTGGTCGGATCGGTCCTGCTGATGGCGGGAGGCGGTTGGGGAATTCAGTGGCTCACCACGTCAGTACACATTCAGACGTTGTTCGGCCGCCACAGCCGCATTCTAGAAGACTATGCCTGGATCGAAGAACACGTCGGTCCCTTGGTCCCCGTCGAAGTGGTTCTCGATTTTGCGCATGATTGTCCACTGTCTTTGCCAGATCGATACCATCTGGTCGAACGGGCAAGAGACGAGTTGCGCGGCGTTGCGGATGTGCGGGATACCATGTCGTGCGTAAACTTCATGCCGACCGTGCCCGCCGATATCGACCAGACAAGTGCCGAATACCGCGATTTTCTGCAGGACTTTCTCAGCGAGGCACGTCCCTATTTTGTGAGGCACCGTTACCTGCACGAAACCAGGATGTCTCAACAGTGGCGCCTGACGGCCTTCACCAGCGCGCTAGGCAACATCGATTATGCGGACGTCTTGACGACAATCCGCGAACGGATCGCCGGACGGGGTGGCATAGTCAACCCATCGGCCGGGATTAGCTGTCGGGTGACCGGCATCATGCCGCTGGTCCATGAGATTCAGCGGGCACTGAAGCGTGATTTATTTACCAGCTTCTTGTCCGATTTTGCCATGATCACAATCGTCATGACAATCGCCCAAGGAGGCATCCTGACAGGGATCGTGGCCATGATATCGAACTTTTTTCCGACAGTGCTGATGTTCGGCCTGTTGGGGTGGCTCGAAATTCCCCTGGATATCGGCTCCGTAATGACGGCCAGCGTTGCCTTGGGGATCGCGATCGACGACACGTTTCACTATCTGACGTTTTTCCGCAGAGGCTTGGAGGCCGGACAATCGCGTCGCGATGCGGCCCAAGCCGCGCATCAACATTGCGGCCTCGCCATGGTGCAAAGCTCGCTCATCTGCGGGCTTGGGATGCTGGTGTTCGTCTTCAGCGACTTCCTACCCTCCAGTCGTTTTGCGTGGATGCTCCTTGCGCTATTGATGGTGGGACTGGCAGCGAATCTCGTGCTGTTGCCAGCGCTGGTAATTGGCCCCTTGGGAAAACTGTTCGAGGCTCAGTATCCGCGAAAGGATGCGACGGCACCAACCACACTGCCAATTCGTCGGCCGCCCGAGCGAATGGCCACCTGA